In Desulfurispira natronophila, one DNA window encodes the following:
- a CDS encoding bacteriohemerythrin produces MSKLTISPCVWSDDLLIHHELIDQQHQEIINRINQCVESLNAPHEFSFEEELEVLSLMVFLLDYIVVHFSQEERLMIELDYPHFFAHRMAHTYYISRIFDFKERFKREGLTDGLARDFQKDVIEWLVDHIRREDNRLAAWNQVHQKTRKQSSQS; encoded by the coding sequence ATGTCAAAACTTACTATTTCCCCATGTGTATGGAGCGATGACTTGCTAATCCACCACGAACTCATTGACCAACAACACCAGGAAATAATTAACCGTATCAACCAGTGTGTGGAGTCTCTGAACGCTCCTCACGAGTTTTCATTTGAAGAAGAACTGGAGGTACTTTCTTTAATGGTCTTTCTGTTGGACTATATTGTAGTCCATTTCTCGCAGGAAGAGCGCTTAATGATTGAGCTAGACTACCCACACTTCTTCGCCCATCGCATGGCACACACCTATTATATTAGTCGCATCTTTGATTTCAAAGAGCGATTTAAGCGTGAAGGGTTAACGGATGGGCTAGCAAGAGACTTCCAGAAAGATGTTATTGAGTGGTTAGTCGATCACATTCGACGCGAGGATAATCGGCTCGCCGCCTGGAACCAGGTACACCAAAAGACCAGAAAGCAAAGCTCTCAGTCTTAA
- a CDS encoding GGDEF domain-containing protein, with the protein MGKYQHLSGNISTITRQALTRLSKEQLPATPDYYAIFFEYYAGLNPELKHEVDSADQLNEQVLDNIFTSYFATPSEVNTTLQRESQQMIERIFNTLSNSLDIFGEERQNKLFTLRQQVQCGQIRVEDAVDILSNEVSSVAEEYRQMRTALQESMQNITQLKKQYHKLGQQSRKDYLTRLYNRQALEEFLQNFISDRQRQPFAVTVLDIDNFKPLNDTYGHLTGDKVLKELAVILESQSRQEDFVFRYGGEEFVVLMPRTNLAAAFQVAEHLRRSISMYDFGKANDGRKIGPVTASMGVAAHIENDSCESLLARADDAMYQSKNRGKNRVTLASKPHP; encoded by the coding sequence ATGGGTAAGTACCAACACCTAAGTGGAAATATCTCCACAATAACACGCCAAGCCCTTACCCGCTTAAGCAAAGAGCAGCTTCCTGCCACTCCGGACTATTACGCAATTTTTTTCGAGTATTACGCTGGGCTTAACCCTGAGCTTAAACATGAGGTGGACTCGGCCGACCAACTTAATGAGCAAGTGCTTGACAATATTTTTACAAGCTATTTCGCTACTCCGTCTGAAGTTAATACTACGTTACAACGAGAGAGCCAGCAAATGATTGAGCGTATTTTTAATACTCTCAGCAATAGCTTGGATATTTTTGGCGAAGAGCGACAAAACAAGTTGTTTACTTTGCGTCAGCAGGTGCAATGTGGCCAAATACGTGTGGAAGATGCAGTAGATATTCTTAGCAATGAGGTGTCTTCGGTAGCTGAAGAATACCGTCAGATGCGTACTGCCTTACAGGAGTCCATGCAGAATATAACTCAGTTAAAAAAGCAGTATCATAAGTTAGGGCAGCAAAGCCGCAAAGACTATCTGACTCGTTTATATAATCGCCAGGCTCTGGAGGAATTTCTGCAAAACTTCATCAGTGACCGCCAGCGACAACCATTTGCTGTAACTGTACTCGACATAGACAACTTCAAACCTTTAAACGATACCTATGGCCATCTTACCGGCGATAAGGTGCTCAAGGAGTTGGCAGTTATTCTGGAAAGCCAGTCCCGGCAAGAGGATTTTGTCTTTCGCTACGGTGGTGAAGAGTTTGTAGTCCTTATGCCGCGCACAAACCTTGCGGCCGCCTTCCAGGTAGCAGAGCACCTACGACGCTCTATATCCATGTACGACTTTGGAAAAGCCAATGATGGGCGTAAGATTGGGCCTGTTACTGCCAGTATGGGAGTTGCTGCTCACATCGAGAACGATAGTTGTGAGTCACTGTTAGCGCGAGCTGATGACGCCATGTATCAATCAAAAAACCGTGGCAAAAACCGGGTAACTCTAGCCAGTAAACCACATCCATAA
- the lgt gene encoding prolipoprotein diacylglyceryl transferase has translation MQPVIFEIFGFALRYYSLMYILAAVAAYMVVSKIACERRMDMSREKKLDLIAFGLVGGIIGSRIYYVLFNWDRYSGDLLAMVAIWQGGLAIHGGVIGGAIAVYIYSSRQGFDRWSIADMGGLSVLLGQAFGRFGNFMNGDAHGIPTSMPWGVIFLPGTPAGNEFPGIPLHPVMLYELALNLTIFILLFTLRRKLVRGELIGWYLVSYGIIRSFTSLFRADDLYLLSVPVPYLASLIMIILGATIIWTRRKSAAHG, from the coding sequence ATGCAGCCGGTAATCTTTGAAATTTTTGGATTTGCCCTGCGATACTACAGCCTCATGTACATACTCGCAGCTGTTGCTGCGTACATGGTAGTCAGCAAGATTGCATGCGAGCGGCGTATGGACATGTCCCGTGAAAAGAAACTGGATCTTATTGCTTTTGGTCTGGTGGGCGGTATTATTGGTTCACGCATTTATTATGTGCTCTTCAATTGGGATCGTTACAGCGGTGACCTACTGGCTATGGTGGCAATCTGGCAGGGGGGATTAGCTATACATGGTGGTGTTATAGGTGGCGCAATTGCCGTCTACATTTACTCTAGCAGGCAAGGTTTTGATCGCTGGAGTATAGCCGACATGGGTGGTTTAAGCGTGCTGTTGGGGCAAGCCTTTGGTCGCTTTGGCAACTTTATGAACGGAGATGCCCATGGCATACCTACATCCATGCCATGGGGTGTGATTTTTCTGCCTGGTACTCCAGCCGGCAACGAGTTCCCTGGTATCCCTTTACACCCAGTTATGCTTTATGAGCTTGCACTTAACTTAACGATATTCATTTTGCTTTTTACTCTAAGGCGCAAACTGGTTAGAGGTGAGTTAATTGGATGGTACCTTGTGAGTTATGGCATCATCCGCAGCTTCACTTCCCTGTTTCGTGCTGATGACCTTTACCTTTTATCTGTCCCAGTACCATACCTTGCCAGCCTTATTATGATTATCCTTGGTGCCACCATTATCTGGACGCGCCGAAAGTCTGCTGCCCATGGGTAA
- a CDS encoding MBL fold metallo-hydrolase — MRYHVFSAGPLDVNCTIIIDENSGEAIVVDPGGNFQAIQSFLDDHQLKLVLILATHGHFDHVGAVSQLKKSNPDARFGIHQQDEVLAQNADKTASIYGIPTTPTPSADFYLNAETTLQLGSLNITVIETPGHTQGGVCFYLDEESLLLSGDTLFQGSVGRTDLPGGDHDQLLHSISSRLLPLPDEVTVIPGHGPRTTIRNERNHNPFFQFPSL, encoded by the coding sequence TTGCGATATCATGTATTTTCTGCTGGACCACTGGATGTCAACTGTACGATTATTATAGATGAAAATTCTGGTGAAGCTATAGTGGTTGATCCTGGTGGTAACTTTCAGGCTATCCAAAGTTTTCTTGATGATCACCAACTAAAGCTTGTGCTGATTCTGGCAACCCATGGGCACTTTGATCACGTGGGTGCTGTTTCTCAGTTGAAAAAAAGTAACCCGGATGCACGATTCGGTATTCATCAACAAGATGAAGTTTTAGCACAGAATGCCGATAAGACCGCATCTATATATGGGATCCCGACAACACCCACACCCAGTGCAGATTTTTACCTGAATGCGGAAACAACTCTGCAGCTCGGTTCGCTTAATATAACTGTCATTGAAACCCCTGGGCATACACAGGGCGGAGTATGCTTCTATTTAGATGAAGAGAGCTTGCTGTTATCCGGCGACACCCTTTTTCAGGGCAGTGTCGGACGCACTGATTTACCTGGCGGTGATCACGATCAGTTATTGCACTCCATAAGCTCTCGTCTGCTTCCTTTGCCTGATGAGGTTACCGTTATTCCAGGCCACGGCCCCCGCACCACCATCCGGAATGAGCGTAATCACAATCCTTTTTTTCAGTTCCCATCGCTTTAG
- a CDS encoding proline--tRNA ligase, protein MRYSRSFIFTAKENPSDAEVVSHRLMLRGGYLKKTAAGIYSYLPLAHRVVRKVEAIIREEMEREGAEELLMPAVLPAELWEESGRWHKYGPELLRFADRHGRDFCMGPTHEEVITDIVRQGISSYRHLPKNLFQVQTKFRDEIRPRFGLMRGREFIMKDGYSFDADDDAAALTYEAMYRAYCNIFRRCGLQFKAVEADSGQIGGSFSHEFMVLAKSGEDGIASCTQCSYAANLEKAVNANTWQCQPQGKPEGKRAHTPGVTTIDELASFFNTEDSALVKAVAFVDSKDQVVLAFIRGDRDINPVKMERLHGDDLHPASTERLMQAGLEPGYLGPINLPQGITVYLDNSLHSLDQLICGANEAEYHITELNPGALAENGTFADIGTVVAGDHCPRCQSALEIVRGIEVGHIFRLGKIYSESMKATYLDRNGKEQLMVMGCYGIGVGRTAAAAIEQNHDDQGIVWPMAIAPYQVVICSVNPAKDEATRQAADNLYERLSSQLEVLYDDRNERPGVKFIDSELIGIPLRVTVSQKTLSQNSVELTIRRTGEKYMQPLEALDAHLRDLVRMQMEEGS, encoded by the coding sequence TTGCGATACTCCAGAAGTTTTATTTTTACAGCCAAGGAGAATCCCTCCGACGCCGAAGTGGTAAGTCATCGCCTTATGTTGCGTGGTGGTTATTTAAAGAAAACCGCAGCAGGCATTTACTCCTACCTTCCTTTGGCCCATCGAGTTGTGCGTAAAGTAGAAGCCATCATCCGTGAAGAAATGGAGCGGGAGGGAGCTGAAGAGCTTCTCATGCCGGCAGTACTACCAGCTGAACTGTGGGAAGAAAGTGGTCGCTGGCACAAGTATGGTCCAGAGCTGTTGCGTTTTGCTGATCGCCATGGTCGTGACTTCTGTATGGGACCAACTCACGAGGAAGTTATCACTGATATTGTACGGCAGGGTATCAGCTCATATCGCCATCTACCCAAAAACCTCTTCCAAGTTCAGACCAAATTCAGAGATGAAATTCGTCCTCGTTTCGGCTTGATGCGTGGTAGAGAATTTATAATGAAAGACGGCTATAGTTTTGATGCTGACGATGATGCCGCGGCACTGACCTATGAGGCTATGTACCGTGCCTACTGCAATATTTTCCGACGTTGTGGGCTGCAATTCAAGGCGGTTGAAGCTGACTCCGGGCAGATTGGTGGGTCCTTTTCACACGAGTTCATGGTTCTGGCGAAGTCTGGAGAGGATGGTATCGCCAGTTGCACACAGTGCTCCTATGCCGCCAACCTTGAGAAAGCTGTTAATGCGAATACCTGGCAGTGTCAGCCACAAGGAAAACCCGAAGGCAAGCGTGCTCACACCCCTGGAGTAACAACCATCGATGAGCTAGCCAGTTTTTTTAACACCGAGGACTCCGCTCTGGTAAAAGCAGTTGCTTTTGTGGACAGCAAAGATCAAGTTGTGTTGGCCTTTATCCGGGGCGATCGCGATATCAATCCGGTGAAGATGGAACGCCTCCACGGCGATGATCTTCATCCTGCCAGCACCGAGCGACTCATGCAAGCCGGGTTGGAACCCGGCTACCTGGGCCCCATAAACTTACCTCAGGGAATCACCGTTTACCTTGACAATAGCCTCCATTCTCTGGACCAGTTGATTTGTGGCGCCAACGAAGCCGAGTATCACATCACCGAGCTCAACCCTGGAGCTCTTGCAGAAAACGGCACTTTTGCCGATATCGGCACCGTTGTGGCGGGTGATCACTGCCCACGCTGCCAAAGCGCACTGGAAATTGTTCGTGGTATCGAGGTAGGTCATATCTTTCGCTTGGGAAAAATATACTCTGAATCCATGAAGGCCACCTACCTGGATCGCAACGGCAAAGAACAGCTCATGGTAATGGGTTGTTACGGTATTGGAGTAGGTCGCACAGCCGCTGCTGCTATAGAACAAAACCATGATGATCAGGGTATTGTTTGGCCTATGGCCATAGCGCCGTATCAGGTGGTTATCTGCTCGGTAAACCCAGCTAAGGATGAAGCGACAAGACAAGCTGCTGATAATCTCTATGAGCGCTTGTCATCTCAGCTGGAAGTGCTCTATGACGATCGCAATGAGCGACCTGGAGTGAAGTTTATAGACAGTGAGCTAATTGGCATTCCCCTCAGGGTTACCGTCAGTCAGAAGACCCTGAGCCAGAATTCGGTAGAGTTGACTATTCGCCGGACTGGTGAAAAATATATGCAGCCCCTTGAGGCTTTGGATGCTCATCTGCGAGATCTGGTGCGCATGCAAATGGAGGAAGGCTCATGA
- a CDS encoding LapA family protein: MSVLKNIVRFAVLAYLIVFAYFNSESVKVVLYPGQEQTIPLILLVVAAIAIGVAVMYLTMIVDHFRLRGELKKKNRKLQQLETENRKLKEVTVEKIPVDIPKGHTEHADKAEEQARS; encoded by the coding sequence ATGAGTGTTCTGAAGAATATTGTACGCTTTGCAGTGCTGGCGTATCTTATTGTTTTTGCATACTTCAATAGTGAAAGTGTGAAGGTAGTCCTTTACCCGGGGCAGGAGCAGACTATCCCCCTGATCCTGCTGGTTGTGGCGGCTATTGCCATAGGGGTTGCAGTTATGTATCTTACTATGATTGTCGATCATTTCCGCCTCAGGGGCGAACTAAAGAAGAAAAATCGAAAGCTGCAGCAGTTGGAAACGGAAAACCGAAAGTTAAAAGAAGTAACCGTTGAAAAAATTCCTGTGGACATCCCTAAAGGACATACCGAGCATGCTGATAAAGCTGAAGAACAGGCACGCAGCTGA
- the ndk gene encoding nucleoside-diphosphate kinase, which produces MNQTFAMIKPDAVERGLTGKIINRIEEAGFTIVAMKKVQLSLQDAQNFYAVHKERPFFGELTQFMSRSPIVALVLQKDNAYSAWRDLMGATNPTEAADGTIRKEFGQSIGENATHGSDSEENAIAEISFFFSQFEINR; this is translated from the coding sequence ATGAACCAGACTTTTGCCATGATTAAACCTGACGCTGTAGAGCGCGGCCTGACCGGAAAAATCATCAATCGCATTGAAGAAGCAGGCTTTACTATTGTAGCCATGAAAAAAGTCCAGCTCTCACTGCAGGATGCCCAAAACTTCTACGCTGTCCACAAGGAACGTCCTTTCTTTGGCGAGTTAACACAGTTTATGAGCCGTTCACCCATAGTGGCTCTTGTCCTGCAGAAGGATAATGCATACAGCGCCTGGCGTGATCTTATGGGCGCAACCAATCCAACTGAGGCTGCCGATGGCACTATCCGTAAAGAATTTGGACAAAGTATTGGTGAAAACGCCACCCATGGTTCTGACAGCGAAGAAAATGCTATTGCTGAAATAAGCTTCTTCTTCAGTCAGTTCGAGATAAATCGGTAA
- the metK gene encoding methionine adenosyltransferase, translated as MAIKLFTSESVTEGHPDKIADQISDAILDGILEKDPSGRVACETMVSTGLVIVGGEITTSCYVDVPEVARETVRQIGYTRAKYGFDYETCGVISSINKQSPDIAMGVDTGGAGDQGMMFGFACRETDELMPLPITLAHKLTMRLSTVRKNGTLSYLRPDGKCQVTIAYEGNEPRYVDTVVVSTQHSESVSQDIIHRDIIEHVIKPTIPANLLDEGRVTYHINPTGKFVIGGPMGDCGLTGRKIIVDTYGGMGRHGGGAFSGKDPSKVDRSAAYAARWVAKNVVAAGYADRCEVQLAYAIGVVEPVSVNVNTFGTSSVEETHLVEAIKKVFDLRPAGIISSLDLLRPIYRQTAAYGHFGRDLFSWEQTNRIAELQNILG; from the coding sequence ATGGCCATTAAGCTATTTACTTCAGAGTCCGTAACGGAGGGCCACCCGGACAAAATTGCTGACCAGATATCCGATGCCATACTCGATGGTATTTTGGAAAAGGATCCATCTGGTAGAGTAGCCTGCGAAACCATGGTTTCAACAGGCTTAGTTATTGTAGGAGGTGAAATTACGACTTCCTGCTACGTGGATGTACCAGAGGTAGCGCGTGAAACCGTGCGCCAAATTGGATACACTCGAGCCAAATATGGTTTTGATTATGAAACTTGTGGAGTTATCAGCTCTATTAATAAGCAGTCTCCTGATATAGCCATGGGTGTGGATACCGGTGGGGCAGGAGACCAAGGGATGATGTTCGGTTTTGCCTGCCGTGAAACAGACGAGCTCATGCCTCTTCCCATTACTCTGGCCCATAAACTCACTATGCGACTTTCCACTGTACGTAAAAATGGTACTCTCAGTTATCTGCGCCCAGACGGAAAGTGCCAGGTTACAATAGCTTACGAGGGCAACGAGCCTCGGTATGTTGATACCGTAGTGGTCTCCACACAGCACTCTGAGTCGGTGAGCCAAGACATTATTCATCGCGACATTATTGAGCACGTCATTAAACCGACAATTCCCGCCAATTTGCTGGATGAAGGTCGTGTTACTTATCACATAAATCCTACCGGCAAGTTTGTCATTGGCGGCCCTATGGGTGATTGTGGCTTAACAGGTCGCAAAATTATTGTCGATACCTATGGCGGAATGGGACGACATGGTGGTGGCGCTTTTAGTGGCAAGGACCCTTCAAAAGTGGACCGTTCCGCTGCTTATGCCGCTCGGTGGGTGGCTAAAAATGTAGTCGCCGCCGGTTATGCTGATCGCTGTGAGGTGCAGTTGGCCTATGCCATTGGCGTTGTGGAGCCGGTTTCAGTCAATGTCAATACCTTTGGGACTTCCAGTGTCGAAGAAACTCACTTGGTGGAAGCTATTAAAAAGGTTTTTGATTTGCGCCCTGCCGGTATAATCAGCAGTCTTGATCTGCTGCGCCCAATTTACCGACAAACAGCAGCCTATGGTCACTTTGGCCGAGACCTTTTCAGTTGGGAGCAAACCAACCGTATAGCCGAGCTACAGAATATTCTTGGTTAG
- the hprK gene encoding HPr(Ser) kinase/phosphatase, whose protein sequence is MTLTTADLYQCHRNNLGLELLAGGGLTRTLTQPRIQKSGLALAGYLEQVHSNRVQIFGQTEMGYLASLDSTQAKERLQAFTRISYPAVIVANGATVPQWIVEVFTQHQVPLLLTARPSSHVIATITRYLEFELAERTTAHGSMMEVYGVGVLITGESGVGKSECCLDLVSCGHRLIADDLVELKNIAGEIIAFASDTLEHHMEVRGLGIINIKDIFGAASVRLRKKVDVVVELENWDHQRQNKYDRLGDQGEHRFILDMDLPMVRIPVRPGRTIAKIIEVLARNTILKSMGYRTLEDLEEKLHQRIAENALQATDTSVGVTKWR, encoded by the coding sequence GTGACCCTCACTACTGCTGATCTATACCAGTGTCATCGCAATAACCTGGGTCTAGAGCTGCTGGCAGGGGGAGGCCTCACTCGCACGCTTACTCAACCTCGAATTCAAAAGAGCGGTCTGGCCCTTGCTGGATATCTGGAGCAAGTTCATAGTAACCGGGTGCAAATTTTTGGACAAACGGAAATGGGTTACTTGGCTTCTCTCGATTCAACTCAGGCAAAAGAAAGGCTACAGGCATTCACGCGCATCTCTTACCCCGCGGTAATTGTAGCCAATGGGGCCACTGTGCCTCAGTGGATCGTCGAAGTATTTACTCAACACCAAGTACCACTACTTTTGACAGCACGCCCTTCCAGCCATGTTATAGCTACCATAACCCGATACCTTGAGTTTGAGCTGGCAGAACGCACCACCGCTCATGGATCAATGATGGAGGTCTATGGGGTCGGTGTTCTTATTACAGGTGAGAGCGGTGTTGGCAAGAGTGAATGTTGTCTGGATTTGGTAAGCTGTGGGCACCGTTTAATTGCTGACGACCTGGTTGAGTTAAAGAATATTGCTGGGGAAATAATAGCTTTTGCTAGCGATACCCTTGAGCATCATATGGAAGTGCGGGGGCTTGGTATAATCAATATCAAAGATATCTTTGGTGCAGCCAGTGTAAGGCTGCGCAAAAAAGTTGATGTGGTGGTTGAGCTGGAAAACTGGGACCATCAACGACAAAACAAGTACGATCGATTAGGTGACCAGGGAGAGCATCGCTTTATACTGGACATGGATCTACCCATGGTGCGTATTCCTGTAAGGCCGGGGCGTACTATTGCTAAAATCATTGAGGTTCTGGCTCGCAATACTATTTTAAAAAGCATGGGCTATCGCACCCTCGAGGATCTCGAAGAAAAACTGCATCAGCGCATAGCTGAAAATGCACTACAGGCCACTGATACTTCTGTTGGGGTAACGAAATGGAGATAG
- the rapZ gene encoding RNase adapter RapZ — translation MEIVFIAGQSGAGKTTAAAALEDLGYYRVDNIPLSMVEGLVNQLRQSSFERICVVIGGYQLVSDKLDLRGFFHDLAAKGLQVRSIFVCADDDELVRRFKITRRAHPFDGELGNALHREKSAIYRWTEFFELVIDTSSISVHDLKERVVSIFNQDRRLHYLNISFVSFGFKYGIYKSADNVIDVRFLPNPYFIPDMRYQSGLDDQVYDYVLGHELTLAFVSQWREVFDNLFTWYAQEGKSYVTIAFGCTGGQHRSVSMARYWSDTYRQHTGYHVFTHHRDVRPAAENG, via the coding sequence ATGGAGATAGTTTTCATTGCTGGTCAAAGTGGAGCAGGGAAAACCACAGCTGCGGCTGCCTTGGAGGATCTGGGTTATTATCGAGTAGACAATATTCCCCTTTCTATGGTTGAGGGTTTGGTAAATCAACTACGCCAGAGCTCATTTGAGCGGATATGTGTGGTCATTGGGGGCTATCAGCTGGTATCAGATAAGTTGGACCTGAGGGGTTTCTTTCATGATCTTGCTGCCAAAGGCCTGCAAGTGCGATCTATTTTTGTATGTGCCGATGATGACGAACTGGTTCGTCGTTTCAAGATTACCCGGCGGGCACACCCTTTTGATGGCGAGCTGGGCAATGCGCTACATCGGGAAAAGAGTGCAATATATCGTTGGACAGAGTTTTTTGAACTTGTAATAGATACATCAAGTATCAGTGTTCACGATCTCAAGGAACGCGTGGTTTCGATTTTTAATCAGGATCGTCGCTTACACTATCTTAATATCTCTTTTGTATCGTTTGGCTTCAAGTATGGTATCTACAAAAGTGCTGACAATGTGATTGACGTGCGCTTTCTTCCCAACCCATACTTTATTCCTGATATGCGCTATCAGTCGGGCCTTGATGATCAGGTTTACGACTATGTTTTGGGTCACGAATTAACTCTGGCTTTTGTTTCTCAGTGGCGTGAAGTTTTTGATAATCTCTTCACTTGGTATGCCCAAGAAGGTAAATCCTACGTGACGATTGCTTTCGGTTGTACAGGGGGGCAGCATCGAAGCGTTAGTATGGCCCGCTACTGGTCTGATACCTATCGGCAGCACACAGGATATCACGTCTTTACCCATCATCGAGATGTGCGTCCAGCAGCAGAAAATGGGTAA
- a CDS encoding PTS sugar transporter subunit IIA, whose protein sequence is MVGIILATHGNLAQELLDTAQSIIGPQEHIELISIDFQGDVDDIFTRYEDCLRDVNQGDGVLILTDMFGGTPSNISLSYLNEANIEVLTGVNLPMLIKVLTSRNENTTPTELARKAQHEAVEGIVIASEIMRKKVEEI, encoded by the coding sequence ATGGTAGGAATCATACTGGCAACCCATGGCAACCTAGCCCAGGAACTGCTGGATACGGCACAGTCAATTATCGGCCCCCAAGAGCATATTGAACTTATCAGCATTGATTTTCAGGGGGATGTTGACGATATATTTACTCGTTATGAAGACTGCCTTAGAGATGTTAACCAAGGTGATGGAGTTCTGATACTCACCGACATGTTTGGGGGAACTCCGTCCAATATATCGCTTTCATACTTGAATGAAGCAAACATTGAGGTTCTCACTGGTGTCAACCTGCCGATGCTTATTAAAGTACTGACTTCTCGCAATGAAAATACAACACCAACCGAGTTGGCACGCAAAGCCCAGCATGAAGCTGTGGAAGGTATTGTAATCGCTTCTGAAATAATGAGGAAAAAAGTTGAAGAAATCTAG
- a CDS encoding PTS sugar transporter subunit IIB has translation MKKSSFIRLDERLVHGQVVHGWLRHLKVCTIIVVDERVAQDVLRQQIYRCAVPSGIKVQFVTSRECRKVIDEMDRTLFLFSSIEQIKDVVSEHPVEEINIGCMQKRNNRQKEFNSIYISQNELDQLMQLKEDGTTINFQKVPGEKKLLL, from the coding sequence TTGAAGAAATCTAGCTTTATCCGACTGGATGAGCGCCTGGTGCATGGACAGGTGGTACACGGCTGGCTGCGTCATCTCAAAGTATGTACCATTATTGTGGTAGATGAGAGGGTGGCTCAGGATGTGCTTCGCCAACAAATTTACCGCTGTGCCGTGCCGTCAGGCATCAAAGTACAATTTGTAACATCACGTGAGTGCCGAAAAGTTATTGATGAGATGGACCGTACTCTCTTTCTTTTTTCCTCTATTGAGCAAATTAAAGACGTAGTGAGTGAGCATCCAGTGGAAGAGATAAATATTGGCTGTATGCAAAAAAGAAACAATAGGCAAAAAGAATTTAACTCAATATATATTTCCCAGAACGAACTGGACCAACTGATGCAGTTAAAAGAGGATGGAACAACCATCAACTTTCAGAAAGTTCCAGGAGAAAAAAAATTATTACTTTAA
- a CDS encoding PTS sugar transporter subunit IIC has translation MLLTGAFALIESDRYAFGQFGISQPLVACTITGCIMGDWTAGLWMGVAFQLLWVTFIPVGASMYTNESVVMAALAAFAAGYGEGRPEVLMALFLLCIPFTVAALKTDYLTRSANGLFANFAKQGILSGHYRVAQRFHLVGVALNWLNGIVIGWSVMLLLLIAYEPIVSLLYRYSMQGGLSLQWLLLPLIGTLFLAHDSFRDYRSYIYFAIGCVGGVAIIAMGWLS, from the coding sequence CTGCTCCTGACTGGCGCATTTGCCCTGATAGAGTCTGATCGATATGCTTTTGGTCAGTTTGGAATATCACAGCCCTTGGTGGCCTGCACTATTACGGGCTGTATAATGGGAGATTGGACCGCAGGATTGTGGATGGGTGTTGCCTTTCAGCTACTCTGGGTAACTTTTATACCTGTTGGGGCCAGCATGTACACTAATGAATCTGTAGTCATGGCTGCCCTGGCCGCTTTTGCCGCCGGTTACGGTGAAGGGCGACCAGAAGTACTTATGGCCCTATTCCTGCTGTGTATTCCCTTTACGGTAGCAGCTCTTAAAACTGACTATCTTACCCGCAGTGCCAACGGTCTTTTTGCTAATTTTGCCAAACAAGGCATACTCAGTGGCCATTACCGTGTGGCACAACGTTTTCATCTGGTTGGTGTAGCTCTGAATTGGCTTAATGGGATCGTGATTGGCTGGAGCGTCATGCTGCTTCTGCTGATAGCGTATGAGCCTATTGTTTCTTTGCTATATCGCTACTCCATGCAGGGTGGATTATCACTGCAATGGTTGCTGTTGCCACTGATCGGTACTCTTTTCCTTGCTCATGACAGTTTTCGCGACTATCGCTCCTACATTTACTTTGCAATTGGCTGTGTAGGTGGCGTAGCCATTATTGCAATGGGGTGGCTCTCATGA